GCGCTGGGCAGCCTGCCGACCGGCAGCGTCGTCCAGGCTCCCGACTCGGGCGACGCCACCAAGGTCATGTACCTGACCCCGCGGTTCGGCGGCGTCCAGGCGGGCGTCAGCTACGCCACGCAGGACGACAGCGAGGGCCAGGACGTCGTCGGCTTCAAGACCGCCGGCGGCTACAAGGATTTCTGGGAAGTCGGCGCCAACTACACCGGCGAATTCTCCGGCTTCTCGGTCGCGGCGGGCGCCACCGGCAGCACGGCGACCGGCCAGGACCTGGGCGTCGTCGGCGGACCCTCGCTGGAGGATTTCTGGGCTTGGCAGGTCGGCGGCCAGGTCGGCTACGGCGCCTTCAAGCTCGGCGGCGGCTATATCGACGGCGGCGACTACAACGCGGTTTCCGGCGTGCCGGCGACTTCGGGCGACACCACCATCTGGCACGTGGGCGTCAGCTACACGGCCGGCCCGCTGGCTGTCGGCCTGTCCTACGCCGACGCCGAAGGCTTCAAGGGCGGTCCGGAGTTCGACGATTTCGGCGGCGTGACCCCCGCGACCTATGCCTCCTCCTACAAGACCTACGGCGGCGGCGCCGCCTACACCCTGGCTCCCGGCTTCACGGTCCAGGGCGACGTGATGTATGTGGACGAGGACCTGCGCAACGTGGACGCCACCACCGGCGTCGCCAGCACCACGAGCAACGAAGGCATCGTCGCCATCCTGAGCACCCGCCTGGACTTCTGATCCACGGGCAGGCCACGGCTGGAAGGAAAGGGGTGCGGCGCTTCGGGCGCGGCACCCTTTTTCGTTTTTCGGTTCTTCGGTATCAGTTAGCCTGCTCGCCGAACCGGTGCTCGGCCGTGGAGTCCTCGCCGACCCGCGCGCTGGGAGTGGAGAAGGCATCGTAGGCGGGGTTGGTCAGGTAGTTCGACAGGACGATGCCCACGCCCGTCGCGATCACGATGGCCGTCAGGGTCCCCAGGATAAACATCTTCATCGGCATTCCATTCGTTCGTCTTTGCTTTTCCGTCCCGGAGCGCCGGCGGCGCTCCGGGATTTCTTTTCTCTAGAACGCGACGTCACGAACCCTCGGGCGTGCGTCCCGCCTTGTCGCGGATCTCGTCGCGCTCGCCCATCTCCTCGAACTTGCGCTCGGGACTCTTGTCGGTGTCGCCGGATGCCTTTCCGGTCTTCCGGTCCAGCGCCTTCTCGATCTGCTCGGCCGCTTCGGAACCCTTGCCGGTGCTCATGCCTTCCTCCCTCCAGCTCTCGCGGTTGCAGGCGGATCGCCCGCACCCATCGCACTCAGGGGAGCGGGGCGTCCTGACGGATCAACCCGTCAGACCGCAATTCCGCCCACAGGTCGGACGGAATTTTGTGGGCGAGCAGATCCATGTTTTCCTTGATCCGCGCCGGGCTGCCCATGCCGGGAATGACCGACGCAACCACCGGATGCCCCAGCGGGAACTGAAGGGCCGCAGCCTTCAACGGCACCCCGTGGCGGCGGCAGATCTCCTCGATCCGCCGGGTCTTCTCCAGGATCTCGGGCGAGGCCGGGGCATAGTCGTAGTGGGCGCCCTCGACCGGGCCGGTCGCCAGGATGCCGGAATTGTACGGCCCGCCCAGCACGATCCCGATGCCGCGCTTCTCGCAGAGCGGCATGAAGCTGTCCAGGCTCTCCTGGTCCAGCAGGGTGTAGCGGCCGGCCAGCAGGAAGCAGTCGAAGTCGCCGGCCTCGGCGAAGCGCTGGCAGGCTTCCCACTCGTTCAGGCCGGCCCCGATCGCCTTGACGACGCCCTGCTCGCGCAGCTTCAGCAGGGCGGGATAGGCGCCCTCCATGGCCTCCTTGAAGCGCTGCTCGAACGCGTCGCCCTGGTTGCGCCGGTCGGCGTCGTGGATGAAGACGATGTCGACCCGGTCGGTTCCCAGCCGATGCAGGCTGTCCTCGAACGACCGCATCACGCCGTCATAGCTGTAGTCGAGCCCCCGGCGGAACGGCGGCACGTCCATGAACAGCCCCGCTTCGGTCGGTTCCCCGCGCGCCGGGAACAGGCGCCAGCCGACCTTGGTGGACAGCACGACGTTCTCCCCGCGGACCCGGCGCAGCCAGCCGCCGACGCGGTGCTCGCTCAACCCGTGGCCGTAGAGCGGCGCCGTGTCCACGTAGCGCACGCCCGCCGCGAAGCTGGCGTCCAGGGCGGCCATCGCCGCCTCGTCGTCGATCGCCCGGTACATGTTGCCGAGCGAGGTCCCGCCGAATCCGAACGCCGTCAGCGAGACATCCGTGCGGCCGAGCTTTCGCGTTTCCAGTTCCATGCCATCCTCCCGTACAGTTCAGTCCATCGTGACACGAATCGATGACACGGCCGACTCCCCAGCCGGGGCGCCGGGCCGCATCAGGGCAGGAATAAGAAACCCATGCTGAAGACAATCGATCCGCTGCTCAACGGAGCGCTGCTCCAGATCCTCGCCGATATGGGGCACGGCGACGAACTCGCCATCGTCGACGCGAATTATCCCGCGGCGGCCAACGCCAGGCGGCTGGTCCGGCTGGACGGCATCACGGCCACCGCGACGCTCAAGGCGGTGCTGTCGCTGCTGCCGCTCGACGACTTCGTCGAGACGCCGGCCGCCGTCATGACTCCCGGAACCGAGTGGCCGCCGATCCTGGACGAGTTCCAGGCGCTGGCCGACCAAGCGGAGGGCAGGGAGGTCGAGATCCTGGGGATGGACCGCTTCGCCTTCTACGAACGGGCGCGCGGCGCCTATGCCGTGATCGCCACCGGCGAACGGCGGCTCTACGGCAACATCATCCTGGTCAAGGGCGTGATCCGTCCGGCCGAATGACGGCGGCCGCCGCCACGGCGGCGTCGATGCCGGTGAGGTAGGCGCCGTGCGCGGTGGAGTAGGACCCCCGCGAGCAGGCCTCCCCCGCGAAGAACAGGCGCCCGTCGATCGGCAGCACGAGGTCGGCGCGGCGGTCGGCGCCGCCCGGCACCGCGTAGGAATAGGCGCCCCGCGACCACGGGTCCGCCGCCCAGGCCGACGCCGCCACCGGCTTCAGCTGCCGGCGGACCGAGGATCCGAACAGGCCGCACAGCTCCCCGACCGCGAAATCCTCCATCGCCCCGGCGCCGGCGCGCTCCAGGTCGAGCGCCAGGGCGCCGCCGTAATAGGCCTCGACCAGCGGCCGGCCGAGCGGCTCCAGGTGGTACAGCCCGGTCCGCGCGCGGTCCAGGGCGCCGGGCACCTGCGTGTCGGGCTCCAGGTCCCAGGGTCGGCCGCTCCCCTCGGCGAGTTCCAGGAACAGCTTCGCCACATGGCCCATGGGCAGGGCGCGGGCCGCCTCGGTCTTTTCCGGCGGCAGCGGCGGCGTGAAGCGGATCGCCTCGCCGTCCAGCAGCGGGGGCGGGACGGTCAGGATCACGGCCCGCCCGCACAGCTCGCCCTTGGGCGTGGTCAGCACGACCCGCGGCCCGGTCATGTCTATCGACGTCACCGGCGTGTCGAGCGAAACCGGGACGCCGGCCCCGGCCCGCGCCACCAGCGTGCCGTAGCCCGACGCCACCCGCCAATTGACGCCGGTATCGGCGTAGCGCATCAGGTCCACCGCCGACAGCGCCCCCGGCTCGGCGCCGGAGATATAGCCGATGACCGCCTCGAAGCGGGGCAGCCAACGGTCCCCGGCGGGCAGCAGGTCGGCGACGCTGCGGTCCGGGCCACCATCGGGTCCGCCATCGCCGACGCGGTCGATCAGGTCCCAGAGCCGTGCCATCGCCTCCGCCCAGTCGGCCATGGCCTCCCGGCCCAGCCGGCGCCCGACGGCGCCCTGGCCCCAGTCCGGCGGGGTGCGGTCGATCTCCAGCCCCAGCCCCTCGGCGATCCCGCACCACGGGTTTCGGTCGGCGGAATGCAGCCAGCCGCAGCCCAGGTCGGCGGGATGGCCGCCGTCGGACAGGACGGTGTGGGCGCGGCCTCCCAGCCGGCCGCGCGCCTCGATCACCACCGCCGAGATCCCCCGGCGGCCCAGTTCACGCGCCGCCGCCAGGCCGGCGGCCCCGGCGCCGACCACCACCACATCCACTTCGCTGAACGGCATGAATCCCCTGTCGCCTTCGATCCCATCACGCCCGTTCAACAGATCGTGTGGAGGTTCGGACCGCGCGCACTGCTCCAAATGCGCGTTTGCCCGATTTTTCCCTTCCGATATAGCCTGGATCGTCCGGGGACCGCCGTCCCCGGACAGGGCCGGCCCCGGAAGCGACCGGCCCGGACACGACCGGCCCGGAAACGACCGAAGGACGCGCTCATGCAGGTGATCCTGGCCCAGCCCCGCGGTTTCTGCGCCGGCGTCGAGCGGGCGATCGAGATCGTGGAACGGGCGCTCGCGCTCTACGGCCCTCCCGTCTATGTCCGGCACGAGATCGTCCACAACGGCCATGTGGTCGAACGGCTCAGGGCCAAGGGCGTGCGGTTCGTGGACGAGGTGGACGAGGTGCCGCCCGGCGGCGTCACGATCTTCAGCGCGCACGGCGTCTCGACCTCGGTGGACGAGGCGGCCCGGGCGCGCGGCCTCCACATCATCGACGCGACCTGCCCCCTGGTCGCCCGCGTCCACCTGGAAGGTGCCCGCTATTCCCGCCAGGGGCGGGACGTCGTGCTGATCGGCCATGCCGGCCATGCGGAGGTCGAGGGAACCCTGGGACGGCTCAAGGGGCCGGTCCATCTCGTCGGCTCGGTCGAGGATGTCGCCGGGCTTGAAGTCTCCGATCCCGGCCGGGTCGCCTATATCACCCAGACGACGCTCAGCATCGACGACACCCGAAGCATCATCGAGGCGCTCAAGGCCCGCTTCCCCGCCATCGTCGGCCCCGACACCAACGACATCTGCTACGCCACCCAGAACCGCCAGCGCGCCGTGCTGAGCCTTGCCCCGCTGGTCGACCTGGTGCTGGTGGTCGGGGCGGCGAACAGCTCCAACTCCAACCGGCTGCGCGAGATCGCCCAGGATGCCGGCGTCCCCGCCCACCTGATCGACGATGCCTCGGCGCTCGACCCGGCCTGGCTCGAGGGGGTATCCTCGGTCGGCGTCACGGCGGGCGCCTCGGCGCCGGAGGACCTGGTCCAGGAGGTGCTGGCCGCGCTGTCCCGGCTTACGATGCTGCGGGTCATGACGCTTCCCGGCATAGAGGAAACCCTGCGTTTCCGCCTGCCCGCCGAGCTGGAGGCGGCCGGCCCCGGCCCGCTCCCCCGGCATCGATCCGACATGCCGATCCGGCATGAAGACCTGAACAGGAAGTGAGCCGACGATGGCAGTCCCCCTGCTCCAAACCGCGATGGTCGGCGCCTATGTCGTCGGCCGCCACCTGCGCGGCGTCAAGCGGTACCCGCTGGTGCTGATGCTGGAGCCGCTGTTCCGCTGCAATCTCGCCTGCGCCGGCTGCGGCAAGATCGACTATCCCGACCCGCTGCTCAACCGCCGCCTCAGCGTGGAAGACTGCCTGGAGGCGGCGCGCGAATGCGGCGCGCCGGTCGTCTCGATCGCCGGCGGCGAGCCGCTGCTCCACGCCGAGATCGACCGGATCGTGGACGGGCTGATCGCCCAGCGGCGCTTCGTCTATCTCTGCACCAACGCGCTGCTGATGGAAAAGCGGCTGGACCGCTTCAAGCCCGGCCCCTTCTTCACCTGGTCGGTCCATCTCGACGGCAGCCGGGCCGAGCACGACGCCTCGGTCTGCCAGGCCGGCGTCTACGACCGCGCCGTCGCGGCGATCCGGGAGGCCAAGAAGCGCGGCTTCCGCGTCAACATCAACTGCACCCTGTTCGACGGCACCGATCCCGTGCGGGTCGCCGCCTTCTTCGACGAGGCCATGGAAGCCGGCATCGACGGCATCACGGTCTCGCCCGGATACGCCTACGAGCGAGCACCCGACCAGGCCCATTTCCTGACCCGCCGGCGCACCAAGCAGCTCTTCCGCGACATCTTCCAGGCAGGGCGGGGCAGGCGCTGGGCGTTCAACCAGTCGTCCCTGTTCCTGGACTTCCTGGCCGGCAACCAGAGCTACCGGTGCAGCCCCTGGGGCAACCCGACCCGCAACGTCTTCGGCTGGCAGCGCCCCTGCTACCTGCTCGGGGAAGGCTACGCCACGACCTGGCGCGAGCTGATGGATGAAACCGACTGGGACGCCTACGGCACCGGCAACTACGAGAAATGCGCCGACTGCATGGTCCACAGCGGCTACGAGGCGACCGCCGTCGCCGACTCCGTCCGCAATCCTCTGAAGGCGTTCCGCGTCGCCCGTCACGGCGTCCGCACAGACGGCGGCATGGCCCCGGAAATCCCCCTCGACCGCCAGCGCCCGGCCGAATACGTCTTCTCCCGCCACGTCGAGAAGGCGCTGGAGGAGACCGGCCCGAAGCGCTGAGGCGCTTTTTGCTTTCCGTGGAATTCCGTTGCTCTCGACACGGGGCCGTCGCCCGACCCCCTCACCCTGACCCTCTCCCCCAAGGGGGCGAGGGGACCTTGCTCCGTGCCGCAGCCTAACCCCTGCCGCCACCAGCTTCGCCCCTGCCCAAAATCCCTCTCTCCCCCGCCTGAAAATCCCCTCTCCCCCCTGGGGGAGAGGGTCAGGGTGAGGGGGTGCGGCCCCTAAGCGGACCGAACAGGATCACCGCCCCGCGCCCGACCCGGAAGCGGACGCCAGCAAGGCCAGCAGCGGGCCAAAATGCACGTCGGACACGGGCATGAAGCGCTGCGATCCGCTGCCGGCCGAAGGCAGGAGGATCAGCGGTAACAGCAGTCCCCAGATGACCATAAGCTTGCCGAGCGTGCGCATGGGTGGCCTCCATGGACGGTGCCTCCAGAGTCCGGCTCCGGCCGACCAAGCGGAGGGGCGGCGTCCCGCCGCCCAAGGTGCGCGGGACGCGCACCCTCCGACCATTCTTGCATTCCCCGCGAAATCGACTTAATGTTCCCGAATTGTTCCCATCCGGCCAAGGCGCTCCAGCCATGCTCGACCACCAATCCCCCACGCAAGCCGCATCCGTCCCGCCCGTGATCGTCCTGACCCCGCGCCAGGAAGCCTTCTGCCAAGCCATGGCCTGCGGCGTCGGCGGGGCGGAGGCGGCGCGGCAGGCGGGGTACTCGCCCAAGGGGGCCAAGCAGCGTGCCGCCGTGCTGATGGGCCAGCCGGAAATCCGCGTCCGCATCGACCAGCTCCGCACCGACCGGCGGGACGTCCACAAGTCCGCCCTGGACCGCGCCGCCGAACTGGTGGAGACCATCGCGGGGGAGGCGCTGGAGCGCAAGAGCCTCGGGCTGGCGATGCGCGCGGTGGAGCTTGGCCTGAAGCTCCGCGGCGTGATCCAGGACAAGCGCATCCCGCACCATTACCTGGGCGGCGACAGGCCGCACCCCGACGCCGACCTGGAGAACCTGGACTGTCCCCCGGAAGATGCCGATTACCCCGAGGCCGCGCAGCCGCCCGCGCCGGAGGCGGCGAAACCCGCCGGCAAGCCCGCCGTCCCGCCGGCCGCCAAGCGGAATAGTGACCTTTCGGCCCGAAAAACAGTGACCTCCCCCAAGACGGCGGCCCTGTTCGGCTCCACCTCCCTCTCGGCGCCGGTGCCGCCCCTCCGGGTGCCGGCCGTCGCCTGAATCCCCGCCCCGCGGTGAAGATCACGTTCGTTTCGACCGACCACGCGCCCGACCGCGGCGCCGCAACGCGCCCCTCACAGCCCCCAGGGCACCGTCGTGCGGCGTTCCTGGATCAGGCCGCGGTAACGGGCCAGCGCCCACAGCGGGAAGATCGCGGCATAGCCATGATAGCGCAGGTAGAAGACCCGCGGGAAGCCGACCGCCGTGAAGTCCTCCTCGTCCCACAGCCCCTCGGCGTTGCGGGTGTCGAGCAGGTAGCGGACACCCCGCGCCACCGCCGTGCTCCGCACCTCGCCCGCCGCCATCAGGCCGAGCAGCGCCCAGGCCGTCTGCGACGCCGTGCTCGGGCACCTGTCCTCGGCGATGCGGTCGGGCCAGTAGGAAACCCCGCCTTCGCCCCAGCCGCCGTCCGGGTTCTGGCGGGACGCCAGCCATTCGGCCGCCCGCCGCACCATCGGATCGTCCGCCCGGATGCCGGCCGCGTTCAACCCGCACAGGGCCGACCAGGTGCCGTAGATATAGTTGGTGCCCCAGCGGCCGAACCAGGAGCCGTTCGGTTCCTGCTCCCGCCGGATGAAGTCGATCCCGGTCGCGACGGCCGGGTGGTCCCGGTCGAGCCCGAGCTGGGCCAGCATCCCGATGCAGCGCGCCGTCACGTCCACCGTCGGCGGGTCCAGCAGGGCGCCGTGGTCGGCGAAGGGGATGTAGTTCAGGTAATGGCTGTTGTTGTCGGCGTCGAACGCGCCCCAGCCGCCGTTGGTGCTCTGAAGCCCCTCGATCCACTCGCGCCCGCGGTCGATCGCCGTGGTGAACAGCTCCGCCTCGCACCGGTCCAGCGCCATCACGACCACGGCGGTGTCGTCGGTGTCGGGATAGTGGGGGTTGGCGTACTGGAACGGCCAACCGCCCGGCCGCACCCCCGGCCGGCGCCAGCTCCAATCGCCCTGGCAGTCCAGCACCTGCCGGTCGGCCAGCCAATGGGCCGCCCGCAGGGCCATGGCCCGCGCCGCCGGGCTGCCGGCCTCCGCCAGCGCGTGGCAGGCCAGCGAGGTGTCCCAGACCGGCGACAGGCAGGGCTGGCACAGGATCTCGTCGCCCCGGCGCAGCAGCAGCTTGTCCATGGCCCGGCGGGCCGTCGCCGCGTCGGGATGGTCGATGGGATAGCCCAGGCAGTCATACATCAGGATCGCGTTGACCATCGCCGGGAAGATCGCGCCCAGCCCGTCCTCGCCGTTCAGCCGCTCGGTCACGAAGCTCACGGCGCGCTGGATCGCGGTCCGCCGGCCGGTCTTGGGCAGGCGCGGCTCGATCAGCATCAGGAAGCTGTCCAGCCCGCGGAACAGCCGGGCCAGCGCCGTGTCGTCGGGCGCCGAATGCCAATCCGCGACCCGGTCGGCCGGCACCGTGAACAGCTCCGGGACCCCGACGCCGCGCGGGTTGCGCGCCCTCGGCTTGTGCGCCATCACGACCAGCAGTGGCACGACCACGGTCCGCGACCAGTAGGAGATCCGGGAGATGTGGATCGGCGACCAGGCCGGCAGGTTCAGGATCTCGACCGGCATGGCCGGCACCCCGCGCCACGGGATCTGGCCGAACAGCGCCAGCAGGATGCGGGTGAAGACGTTGCAGCGGGCGGCGCCGCCATGCGCCAGGATCGCGTCCCGCGCCCGCCTCATGTGCGGCGCGTCGGGCGCGTCGCCGGCCGCCTTCAGCGCGAAATAGGCTTTCACCGAGCAGCTCACGTCCATGGCGCCGCCGTGGAACAGCGGCCAGCCGCCGTCCTCGCCCTGGCGGCGACGGATGAAGGCCGCCAGCCCGGCCTCCACCTCCGGGTCGATCTCGTCCAGGAAATGCTGGAGCAGGATATGCTCGGCCGGGATCGTGGCATCCGCTTCGAGCGGGAAGACCCAGTGCCCGTCCGGCTGCTGGAGCCGTCCGAGGGCGGCCTCCGCCGCGGTCACCGCCTCGTCGAGGCCAAGGGTCTGATCAACCGTCCCCTCGGCCGAAAAGTCTATGGAACCGAGGCCTTCGGGATCACTGCCCGTCCGCGGGAGAAGCATGCTCGCCCACCTGCTGCTGATCGAAATGGAGTGATTGCACCAGAGGATAATCGATGTTGCCTTGCACCCACCCTTATGCCGGGCATGCCGCGGTGTCATCAGCGCAAAAGGCGACGGCCCCCTCCAGACGGCGATGCGGAAATTCCCCGGGCGTCCCGCCGGGCCGATCCGGCGGCGGACCGGTAAGCAATGGCTGGTTGATGAAGCCGTCGTGAACGGCCTCATGGTTAATAATTGATTCACTATGTCGAAAGTAAGACTCCTGCTCAGGAGCGCGACCGCAAGGCGCCAGCGGGACCGCCGGCACAGCCAACCAGGACAGGAGAGGCCAGCCCATGCTCAGCAACGCCGCCGCGCAGTCCGTCAGGAACGCGTATCAGCTCGCCGCCCAGTATGGCCATGGGGCACCGGGGCAGGAACACCTGCTGCTGTCCCTGACCGGCGATGTCGATGCCGTCGCCGCCCTGATGGCGTGCGAGGCCGATCCCCGGGCGATCCACCGCGAGATGGACCGGCTGATGCCGCGCCTCCCGCAGCGGCCCCAGGGCGACGACGCGGTGGAACGGACGATCCAGCGGGCCGAGCGCTTCAAGCCCGACACGCCGTGCGACGGCGCCTGCCTGCTGCTGGCGCTGCTGGTCGACCGGACCGCCGGCGCCGCGTCCATCCTGCGGCGCCACGGCGTCACCCGCGACCGGATCGTCGAGCACATGGTCCAGCGCGACGTCGAGGCCCGGCGCCGCCGGTCCCGGCACCGGGCGCTGGACGCCTCCGATCCGCCGCCCGCCGAGGCTCCCGCCGCCGACGGCGCGCTCGCGACATACTGCGTCGACCTCAACGCCAAGGCGGCCGCCGGCCGGATCGACCCCGTGATC
This Skermanella mucosa DNA region includes the following protein-coding sequences:
- a CDS encoding porin translates to MRNLLLATTAIAAVALSAQSAQAQLVVSLGGYTEFFGAYYDDDASNRTSREFALETEIVVRADGKADNGLLYGAKVELQNSTGAASNSVGTDEASVYLGGTWGRIELGDFDGAADTLAIYAPLIGVEQIDGDGYRFLENSPDVGPRAGFALGSLPTGSVVQAPDSGDATKVMYLTPRFGGVQAGVSYATQDDSEGQDVVGFKTAGGYKDFWEVGANYTGEFSGFSVAAGATGSTATGQDLGVVGGPSLEDFWAWQVGGQVGYGAFKLGGGYIDGGDYNAVSGVPATSGDTTIWHVGVSYTAGPLAVGLSYADAEGFKGGPEFDDFGGVTPATYASSYKTYGGGAAYTLAPGFTVQGDVMYVDEDLRNVDATTGVASTTSNEGIVAILSTRLDF
- a CDS encoding aldo/keto reductase, giving the protein MELETRKLGRTDVSLTAFGFGGTSLGNMYRAIDDEAAMAALDASFAAGVRYVDTAPLYGHGLSEHRVGGWLRRVRGENVVLSTKVGWRLFPARGEPTEAGLFMDVPPFRRGLDYSYDGVMRSFEDSLHRLGTDRVDIVFIHDADRRNQGDAFEQRFKEAMEGAYPALLKLREQGVVKAIGAGLNEWEACQRFAEAGDFDCFLLAGRYTLLDQESLDSFMPLCEKRGIGIVLGGPYNSGILATGPVEGAHYDYAPASPEILEKTRRIEEICRRHGVPLKAAALQFPLGHPVVASVIPGMGSPARIKENMDLLAHKIPSDLWAELRSDGLIRQDAPLP
- a CDS encoding RbsD/FucU family protein yields the protein MLKTIDPLLNGALLQILADMGHGDELAIVDANYPAAANARRLVRLDGITATATLKAVLSLLPLDDFVETPAAVMTPGTEWPPILDEFQALADQAEGREVEILGMDRFAFYERARGAYAVIATGERRLYGNIILVKGVIRPAE
- a CDS encoding flavin monoamine oxidase family protein, producing the protein MPFSEVDVVVVGAGAAGLAAARELGRRGISAVVIEARGRLGGRAHTVLSDGGHPADLGCGWLHSADRNPWCGIAEGLGLEIDRTPPDWGQGAVGRRLGREAMADWAEAMARLWDLIDRVGDGGPDGGPDRSVADLLPAGDRWLPRFEAVIGYISGAEPGALSAVDLMRYADTGVNWRVASGYGTLVARAGAGVPVSLDTPVTSIDMTGPRVVLTTPKGELCGRAVILTVPPPLLDGEAIRFTPPLPPEKTEAARALPMGHVAKLFLELAEGSGRPWDLEPDTQVPGALDRARTGLYHLEPLGRPLVEAYYGGALALDLERAGAGAMEDFAVGELCGLFGSSVRRQLKPVAASAWAADPWSRGAYSYAVPGGADRRADLVLPIDGRLFFAGEACSRGSYSTAHGAYLTGIDAAVAAAAVIRPDGSRP
- the ispH gene encoding 4-hydroxy-3-methylbut-2-enyl diphosphate reductase, with translation MQVILAQPRGFCAGVERAIEIVERALALYGPPVYVRHEIVHNGHVVERLRAKGVRFVDEVDEVPPGGVTIFSAHGVSTSVDEAARARGLHIIDATCPLVARVHLEGARYSRQGRDVVLIGHAGHAEVEGTLGRLKGPVHLVGSVEDVAGLEVSDPGRVAYITQTTLSIDDTRSIIEALKARFPAIVGPDTNDICYATQNRQRAVLSLAPLVDLVLVVGAANSSNSNRLREIAQDAGVPAHLIDDASALDPAWLEGVSSVGVTAGASAPEDLVQEVLAALSRLTMLRVMTLPGIEETLRFRLPAELEAAGPGPLPRHRSDMPIRHEDLNRK
- the hpnH gene encoding adenosyl-hopene transferase HpnH, encoding MAVPLLQTAMVGAYVVGRHLRGVKRYPLVLMLEPLFRCNLACAGCGKIDYPDPLLNRRLSVEDCLEAARECGAPVVSIAGGEPLLHAEIDRIVDGLIAQRRFVYLCTNALLMEKRLDRFKPGPFFTWSVHLDGSRAEHDASVCQAGVYDRAVAAIREAKKRGFRVNINCTLFDGTDPVRVAAFFDEAMEAGIDGITVSPGYAYERAPDQAHFLTRRRTKQLFRDIFQAGRGRRWAFNQSSLFLDFLAGNQSYRCSPWGNPTRNVFGWQRPCYLLGEGYATTWRELMDETDWDAYGTGNYEKCADCMVHSGYEATAVADSVRNPLKAFRVARHGVRTDGGMAPEIPLDRQRPAEYVFSRHVEKALEETGPKR
- a CDS encoding terminase small subunit codes for the protein MLDHQSPTQAASVPPVIVLTPRQEAFCQAMACGVGGAEAARQAGYSPKGAKQRAAVLMGQPEIRVRIDQLRTDRRDVHKSALDRAAELVETIAGEALERKSLGLAMRAVELGLKLRGVIQDKRIPHHYLGGDRPHPDADLENLDCPPEDADYPEAAQPPAPEAAKPAGKPAVPPAAKRNSDLSARKTVTSPKTAALFGSTSLSAPVPPLRVPAVA
- the shc gene encoding squalene--hopene cyclase, with translation MLLPRTGSDPEGLGSIDFSAEGTVDQTLGLDEAVTAAEAALGRLQQPDGHWVFPLEADATIPAEHILLQHFLDEIDPEVEAGLAAFIRRRQGEDGGWPLFHGGAMDVSCSVKAYFALKAAGDAPDAPHMRRARDAILAHGGAARCNVFTRILLALFGQIPWRGVPAMPVEILNLPAWSPIHISRISYWSRTVVVPLLVVMAHKPRARNPRGVGVPELFTVPADRVADWHSAPDDTALARLFRGLDSFLMLIEPRLPKTGRRTAIQRAVSFVTERLNGEDGLGAIFPAMVNAILMYDCLGYPIDHPDAATARRAMDKLLLRRGDEILCQPCLSPVWDTSLACHALAEAGSPAARAMALRAAHWLADRQVLDCQGDWSWRRPGVRPGGWPFQYANPHYPDTDDTAVVVMALDRCEAELFTTAIDRGREWIEGLQSTNGGWGAFDADNNSHYLNYIPFADHGALLDPPTVDVTARCIGMLAQLGLDRDHPAVATGIDFIRREQEPNGSWFGRWGTNYIYGTWSALCGLNAAGIRADDPMVRRAAEWLASRQNPDGGWGEGGVSYWPDRIAEDRCPSTASQTAWALLGLMAAGEVRSTAVARGVRYLLDTRNAEGLWDEEDFTAVGFPRVFYLRYHGYAAIFPLWALARYRGLIQERRTTVPWGL